A window of Holophagales bacterium contains these coding sequences:
- a CDS encoding NAAT family transporter, with product MDQTFLSATILLVLITDPLGNIPFFISALKHVRPERRRFVVVRECLIAFAALLLFLVAGRPILRILHLSEDALRVSGGVVLLIIAIRMIFPDRGARLGEDDGDDREPFIVPVAIPLIAGPSAMATVLLMATPDPVQMLSLAGSLTVTIAITAVVFVSSTRIQKVLGDQAITALERLMGLVLTAIAVEMLLGGVASYIRRIPG from the coding sequence ATGGACCAGACCTTCCTCTCCGCCACGATCCTCCTCGTCCTCATCACGGACCCGCTCGGGAACATCCCGTTCTTCATCTCCGCCCTGAAGCACGTGCGGCCCGAGCGGAGACGGTTCGTCGTCGTGAGGGAGTGCCTCATCGCGTTCGCGGCGCTCCTCCTGTTCCTCGTCGCGGGCCGGCCCATCCTCCGCATCCTCCACCTGAGCGAGGACGCCCTCCGGGTGAGCGGAGGCGTCGTCCTCCTGATCATCGCGATCCGGATGATCTTCCCGGACCGCGGGGCGCGGCTCGGCGAGGACGACGGGGACGACCGCGAGCCGTTCATCGTTCCCGTCGCGATTCCTCTCATCGCCGGGCCGTCGGCCATGGCGACGGTCCTCCTGATGGCGACGCCGGACCCCGTGCAGATGCTCTCGCTGGCCGGCTCGCTGACGGTGACGATCGCGATCACGGCGGTGGTCTTCGTTTCGAGCACGCGGATACAGAAGGTGCTGGGTGACCAGGCCATCACGGCGCTCGAGAGGCTGATGGGGCTCGTCCTGACGGCGATCGCCGTCGAAATGCTCCTCGGCGGCGTCGCGAGCTACATCCGCCGCATCCCGGGCTGA
- the gltA gene encoding NADPH-dependent glutamate synthase — protein MYQIVKREQFSDVTFLWDVYAPDVARAARPGHFVMVRLNEGGERIPLTVADYDPEWGTVTIVIQALGKTTKEMMRDFKEGDSFSDFVGPLGLESHVGKVGHVVLVGGGLGVAPIYPQLRAFKEAGNRTTGIIGFRNKDLVFWEDRFKRYCDDLIVCTDDGSYGKPGFVTGALKEVLENDKPDLVVAIGPLPMMRASSETSRPFGVKTMVSLNAIMVDGTGMCGSCRVSIGGETKFACVDGPDFDGHLVDFPELQLRQERFRPQETKAKDDFSKVCSIEEQLFELNKRNYKKFKELPEHAMKMPERNALERSRNFEEVNLGYTMADALVEADRCIQCARPTCIAGCPVSIDIPRFIRHLLVRDLPGALSVIQESNLFPSVCGRVCPQESQCEIQCILEKKMEPVAIGRLERFVGDHAPLPDVHPPANAGQLGKVAVVGSGPAGLACAGDLARKGADVTVYEALHVVGGVLKYGIPSFRLPRTTIDREVNALEKLGVKFETNKVIGKTFTIAQLRGEMGYDAVFIGTGAGFPMFLGIPGEQAGQVYSANEFLTRINLMHGDKFPFEDTPIAMGKKVAVFGAGNTAMDCLRVARRLGAEEVHCIYRRTEAEAPARVEEIRHAKEEGIHFNWLMSPTEIQVDEKGGVKAVVVEKMQLGEPDKSGRRRPVPTGEHETFECDTVIYALGTRANPVISRSAPDLGVRGEGYVNADPKTQATNLPGVFAGGDIVTGGATVILALGAGRRAARAIEKYLTTREWPVVLEDEAAPGTAPVPVPVEAACGKCRRPFEPGDEEHICCAGERITWTCTSCQKVSEGFAFPYGLCPACGGTLELGHDVTLESEAAVQAIRQAFEIELGGIAFYARGAKEIEAKDPDLAHLFGELSEMEKGHLEILARRYHVEAPREALTQMLTPAQVAVFAGADVKDYSGASLLRLAVHLEKRARAFFLDAGRKFPTGSHEWKLYRELEAEEREHVDMLSTVLARIVAEKPVVV, from the coding sequence GTGTACCAGATCGTCAAGCGCGAGCAGTTCTCCGACGTCACCTTCCTCTGGGACGTCTACGCTCCCGACGTCGCGAGGGCGGCGCGGCCGGGCCACTTCGTGATGGTCCGCCTGAACGAGGGGGGCGAGCGCATCCCTCTGACCGTAGCCGACTACGACCCCGAATGGGGCACCGTCACCATCGTCATCCAGGCGCTCGGCAAGACGACGAAGGAGATGATGCGGGACTTCAAGGAGGGCGACTCCTTCTCCGACTTCGTCGGACCCCTCGGCCTCGAGAGCCACGTCGGGAAGGTGGGCCACGTCGTCCTCGTCGGCGGCGGCCTCGGCGTGGCGCCGATCTACCCGCAGCTCCGGGCCTTCAAGGAGGCCGGTAACCGGACGACCGGGATCATCGGCTTCCGCAACAAGGACCTGGTTTTCTGGGAAGACCGCTTCAAGCGGTACTGCGACGACCTGATCGTCTGCACCGACGACGGCTCCTACGGCAAGCCTGGCTTCGTGACCGGAGCCCTCAAGGAAGTCCTCGAGAACGACAAGCCCGACCTCGTCGTCGCCATCGGCCCGCTCCCGATGATGCGGGCCTCGAGCGAGACGTCCCGCCCCTTCGGCGTGAAGACGATGGTCTCGCTGAACGCCATCATGGTGGACGGCACCGGGATGTGCGGCTCCTGCCGCGTGAGCATCGGCGGCGAGACGAAGTTCGCCTGCGTCGACGGACCCGACTTCGACGGCCACCTCGTCGACTTCCCCGAGCTGCAGCTGCGCCAGGAGCGCTTCAGGCCCCAGGAGACGAAGGCGAAGGACGACTTCTCGAAGGTCTGCTCCATCGAGGAGCAGCTCTTCGAGCTGAACAAGCGGAACTACAAGAAGTTCAAGGAGCTGCCCGAGCACGCGATGAAGATGCCGGAGCGCAACGCCCTGGAGCGCTCGCGCAACTTCGAGGAGGTGAACCTCGGCTACACGATGGCCGACGCCCTCGTCGAAGCCGACCGGTGCATCCAGTGCGCCCGCCCCACCTGCATCGCGGGCTGCCCCGTCTCCATCGACATCCCCCGCTTCATCCGGCATCTCCTCGTCCGCGACCTCCCGGGCGCCCTCTCGGTCATCCAGGAGAGCAACCTCTTCCCGTCCGTCTGCGGCCGCGTCTGCCCGCAGGAATCGCAGTGCGAGATCCAGTGCATCCTCGAGAAGAAGATGGAGCCGGTCGCCATCGGCCGGCTCGAGCGCTTCGTCGGCGACCACGCCCCGCTCCCCGACGTCCACCCGCCCGCGAACGCCGGCCAGCTCGGGAAGGTCGCCGTCGTCGGCTCCGGCCCCGCGGGCCTCGCCTGCGCGGGGGACCTCGCGCGCAAGGGGGCCGACGTCACCGTCTACGAAGCGCTCCACGTCGTCGGCGGGGTCCTCAAGTACGGAATCCCCTCTTTCCGACTCCCGCGGACGACGATCGACCGCGAGGTGAACGCCCTCGAGAAGCTCGGCGTGAAGTTCGAGACGAACAAGGTCATCGGCAAGACGTTCACGATCGCCCAGCTGCGCGGCGAGATGGGCTACGACGCCGTCTTCATCGGCACCGGCGCCGGCTTCCCGATGTTCCTCGGCATCCCGGGCGAGCAGGCCGGTCAGGTCTACAGCGCCAACGAGTTCCTCACCCGCATCAACCTGATGCACGGAGACAAGTTCCCGTTCGAGGACACGCCGATCGCCATGGGCAAGAAGGTCGCCGTCTTCGGCGCCGGGAACACCGCGATGGACTGCCTGCGCGTCGCGCGGCGCCTCGGGGCCGAGGAGGTCCACTGCATCTACCGGCGGACCGAGGCCGAGGCCCCGGCCCGCGTCGAGGAGATCCGCCACGCGAAGGAGGAGGGGATCCACTTCAACTGGCTGATGAGCCCGACGGAGATCCAGGTCGACGAGAAGGGCGGCGTGAAGGCCGTCGTCGTCGAGAAGATGCAGCTCGGAGAGCCCGACAAGTCGGGCCGGCGCCGTCCCGTCCCGACGGGCGAGCACGAGACGTTCGAGTGCGACACCGTCATCTACGCGCTCGGCACGCGCGCCAACCCCGTCATCTCCCGCTCCGCGCCGGACCTCGGCGTCCGCGGCGAGGGGTACGTCAACGCCGACCCGAAGACCCAGGCGACGAACCTCCCGGGAGTCTTCGCGGGCGGCGACATCGTCACGGGCGGCGCGACGGTGATCCTCGCCCTCGGCGCCGGGCGGCGGGCCGCGAGAGCGATCGAGAAGTACCTGACGACGAGGGAGTGGCCGGTCGTCCTCGAGGACGAGGCCGCGCCCGGGACCGCCCCCGTCCCGGTGCCCGTGGAGGCCGCCTGCGGCAAGTGCCGTCGCCCCTTCGAGCCGGGCGACGAGGAGCACATCTGCTGCGCCGGAGAGCGGATCACCTGGACCTGCACCTCCTGCCAGAAGGTCTCGGAAGGGTTCGCGTTCCCCTACGGCCTCTGCCCCGCCTGCGGAGGGACCCTCGAGCTGGGACACGACGTCACGCTGGAGTCCGAAGCCGCCGTGCAGGCGATCCGGCAGGCGTTCGAGATCGAGCTGGGTGGCATCGCCTTCTACGCCCGCGGCGCGAAGGAGATCGAGGCGAAGGACCCTGACCTCGCGCACCTCTTCGGCGAGCTGTCCGAGATGGAGAAGGGGCACCTGGAGATCCTGGCCCGCCGCTACCACGTCGAGGCGCCCCGCGAAGCGTTGACGCAGATGCTCACGCCGGCCCAGGTCGCGGTCTTCGCGGGAGCCGACGTCAAGGACTATTCGGGCGCCTCGCTCCTGCGCCTCGCGGTTCACCTCGAGAAGCGCGCCCGCGCCTTCTTCCTCGACGCCGGCCGGAAGTTCCCGACCGGCTCGCACGAGTGGAAGCTCTACCGCGAGCTCGAGGCCGAGGAGCGCGAGCACGTCGACATGCTCTCGACGGTCCTGGCGCGGATCGTGGCGGAGAAGCCGGTCGTCGTCTGA